From Arvicanthis niloticus isolate mArvNil1 chromosome 22, mArvNil1.pat.X, whole genome shotgun sequence, the proteins below share one genomic window:
- the Frs2 gene encoding fibroblast growth factor receptor substrate 2: MGSCCSCPDKDTVPDNHRNKFKVINVDDDGNELGSGVMELTDTELILYTRKRDSVKWHYLCLRRYGYDSNLFSFESGRRCQTGQGIFAFKCARAEELFNMLQEIMQNNSINVVEEPVVERSSHQTELEVPRTPRTPTTPGLGAQNLPNGYPRYPSFGDASSHPSSRHPSVGSARLPSVGEESTHPLLVAEEQVHTYVNTTGVQEERKNRASVHVPAEARVSNAESNTPKEELSNTEDRDPQVLLKPEGVKFVLGPTPVQKQLMEKERLEQLGKDPVSGSGASSTEWDTGYDSDERRDVPPVNKLVYENINGLSIPGASGVRRGRLTSTSTSDTQNINNSAQRRPALLNYENLPSLSPVWEARKLSRDEDDSLGPKTPSLNGYHSNLDPMHNYVNTENVTVPASAHKIDYSRRRDCTPTVFNFDIRRPSLEHRQLNYIQVDLEGGSDSDNPQTPKTPTTPLPQTPTRRTELYAVIDIERTAAMSNLQKALPRDDGTSRKTRHNSTDLPM, translated from the exons ATGGGTAGCTGTTGTAGCTGTCCAGATAAAGACACTGTCCCAGATAACCATCGGAACAAGTTTAAG GTCATTAATGTGGATGACGATGGGAATGAGCTAGGCTCTGGTGTGATGGAGCTTACAGACACGGAGCTGATTCTATACACCCGGAAACGGGACTCGGTAAAATGGCACTACCTCTGCCTACGACGATATGGCTATGACtcaaatctattttcttttgaaagtggCCGAAGGTGTCAAACTGGACAAG gaatttttgcttttaaatgtgCCCGTGCAGAAGAATTATTTAACATGTTGCAAGAGATTATGCAAAATAATAGTATAAATGTGGTGGAAGAGCCAGTTGTAGAAAGGAGTAGTCACCAGACAGAGTTGGAAGTCCCTAGAACACCTCGAACACCTACAA CTCCAGGGCTTGGTGCTCAGAACTTACCTAATGGGTATCCCCGCTACCCCTCGTTTGGAGATGCTTCATCCCACCCCTCAAGCCGGCACCCTTCTGTGGGAAGTGCTCGCTTACCTTCAGTCGGCGAAGAATCCACACACCCTTTGCTCGTGGCTGAGGAACAA GTACATACTTATGTTAACACTACAGGTGTGCAAGAAGAGCGAAAAAACCGAGCAAGTGTGCATGTCCCCGCAGAGGCAAGGGTTTCTAATGCTGAAAGCAACACACCGAAAGAAGAGCTGAGTAACACTGAAGACAGGGACCCTCAAGTGCTTCTTAAGCCTGAAGGAGTCAAGTTTGTTTTAGGACCAACTCCTGTTCAGAAGCAGTTAATGGAAAAGGAGAGACTGGAGCAACTTGGAAAAGACCCAGTCAGTGGGAGTGGTGCGAGTAGCACAGAATGGGACACTGGCTATGACAGTGATGAACGCAGAGATGTGCCCCCTGTCAACAAACTGGTGTATGAGAATATAAACGGGCTATCTATCCCTGGTGCCTCAGGGGTCAGGAGAGGTCGTCTTACATCTACCAGCACCTCGGACACCCAGAATATCAACAACTCAGCGCAGAGAAGACCTGCGCTATTAAACTATGAGAACTTACCGTCTTTGTCTCCTGTTTGGGAAGCCCGCAAGCTCAGTAGGGATGAAGATGACAGTTTAGGACCAAAGACCCCATCTCTAAATGGTTACCATAGTAATCTAGACCCAATGCACAACTATGTTAACACAGAGAATGTAACAGTGCCGGCAAGTGCTCACAAAATAGACTATTCAAGGCGTAGGGATTGTACACCAACAGTCTTTAACTTTGATATCAGGCGCCCCAGTTTAGAACATAGGCAACTCAATTATATACAGGTGGATTTGGAAGGGGGCAGTGACTCTGACAACCCTCAGACTCCAAAAACACCGACCACTCCCCTCCCACAAACCCCCACCCGGCGCACAGAGCTGTACGCTGTCATAGACATTGAGAGAACTGCTGCTATGTCCAACTTGCAGAAAGCACTGCCGCGAGACGACGGTACCTCCAGGAAGACTAGACACAACAGTACTGACCTGCCCATGTGA